In a single window of the Phaeobacter sp. G2 genome:
- a CDS encoding GatB/YqeY domain-containing protein: MDTRTLVNQALKRAMKDKAAQRVSTLRLINAAIKDKEIAARAEDGEIALGDSEVLAILGKMTKQRNESARAYEEASRLDLAERELEEIAIIEEFLPKQLDADEVRAAVKAAVTESGAASIRDMGKVMGALKAKFTGQMDFGKVGPMVKDELCKDGGC, translated from the coding sequence ATGGATACGCGAACCCTGGTCAACCAGGCTCTGAAACGGGCGATGAAAGACAAGGCTGCCCAACGGGTAAGCACGCTGCGCCTGATCAACGCCGCAATCAAAGACAAAGAAATCGCAGCCCGTGCCGAGGATGGCGAGATCGCCCTCGGGGACAGCGAAGTCCTGGCGATTCTTGGAAAAATGACCAAGCAACGCAACGAAAGCGCCCGCGCCTATGAGGAAGCCAGCCGTCTGGATCTGGCCGAGCGCGAACTGGAAGAAATTGCGATTATAGAAGAGTTCCTGCCCAAGCAGCTCGACGCAGATGAGGTCCGCGCTGCGGTAAAGGCCGCAGTGACTGAAAGCGGTGCAGCCTCGATTCGCGACATGGGCAAGGTGATGGGCGCATTGAAGGCCAAATTCACCGGCCAGATGGATTTCGGCAAAGTGGGTCCCATGGTCAAGGACGAGCTGTGCAAGGACGGC